DNA sequence from the Amycolatopsis sp. Hca4 genome:
CGGCACTGCTCGCCGCGGCCGGGCTGGCGGCGCCGGTCGCCGTCGCCCCGGCCGCGCACGCGGACACCCTGATCTGCGACCAGTACGGCTCGACCACCATCGGCGGCCGCTACGTCGTCATGAACAACCGGTGGGGCAGCAGCGCGCAGCAGTGCATCAACGTCACCGGGAGCGGGTTCCGGATCCAGACGCAGCAGGGCTCCACCAGCGGCGGGGCGCCGCTGTCCTACCCGGCCGTCTACCTCGGGTGCCACTACTCGAACTGCTCCCCCGGCTCGCCGCTGCCCCGGCAGCTCAGCCGCATCGGCAGTGCGCCGTCGTCGATCTCCTACACCTACGCCGGCGGCGTCTTCGACGCCTCCTACGACATCTGGCTGGACCCGACGGCGAAGACCAACGGCGTCAACCAGATGGAGATCATGATCTGGTTCAACCGCACCGGCGGCGTGCAGCCGGTGGGCGGCCGGGTCGGCACCACCAGCATCGGCG
Encoded proteins:
- a CDS encoding glycoside hydrolase, with the protein product MKLRNALSAALLAAAGLAAPVAVAPAAHADTLICDQYGSTTIGGRYVVMNNRWGSSAQQCINVTGSGFRIQTQQGSTSGGAPLSYPAVYLGCHYSNCSPGSPLPRQLSRIGSAPSSISYTYAGGVFDASYDIWLDPTAKTNGVNQMEIMIWFNRTGGVQPVGGRVGTTSIGGRGWEVWQGNNGGNDVVSYVAQSTLSGWSFNVLDFVNDVDNRTRVDRSWYLTSIQAGFEPWSGGVGLAVNSFSQSIN